The Sulfurimonas sp. genome includes the window AAACTTTAATAAAAAATGAAACAGCAAAAAATTTATAATCTAAAGTAGCACTTGGATGCAACCATAACTTTTTACTTAAATTTATTTTTTTCTCTTTGGGATTTAATATTAGATATACAGATGCAATAAATAGAGTGGTTAATATATAAATCCAATAAATTCTATGATTTGGATTTATAAAATATTCTAAAAAATATAAGTCACTCATTATTTAGCCATCCTCACTGTTATTATCCGCCATATATTTGAGGTGAATAGGTATATCCAGAATTGATAACATTTTTACCTGAACCTTTAATTTCTGGTTTCTCTCTTATTAAATCATATTGTTCGCAACTTTTTGCATATCCTCTTTTGCAAGCGTACGCATAGAAGTTTTTTGCTCTTTTAATATCTCTATCAATACCATCCGCACCACGCTTATATATAGTTCCCAAATAATGACAAGCTTTAAGATATCTTTTTTTACAAGCTCTAACAAATAGTTTTTTTGCTTTTTTAGGATTTTCTTTTATACCATCACCAGTGAAGTAAAGAACACCTAAGTTTATACATCCGTTCATACTTCCATTATCACACGTTTTTTTATATTGAGTTGATTTTTCATTAACCTGGTTAGCTGATGAATTTACACTTAATATCAATAGCATAATTATAATAATACGAGTCATTTT containing:
- a CDS encoding tetratricopeptide repeat protein → MTRIIIIMLLILSVNSSANQVNEKSTQYKKTCDNGSMNGCINLGVLYFTGDGIKENPKKAKKLFVRACKKRYLKACHYLGTIYKRGADGIDRDIKRAKNFYAYACKRGYAKSCEQYDLIREKPEIKGSGKNVINSGYTYSPQIYGG